Below is a window of Euzebyales bacterium DNA.
CGCCGCGATCGCGAGCGGATGGCGGCGCACGAGCGCGAGCGGCAGGGTCGCGGCCAGCGCGAGCAGCAGCGCGTCGGGCGGCGCGCCGTCCGCCCGCAACGCGGTCTCGACGGTCGCGATCGCGCCGAGCGCGACGGCTACCGGCAGCGGCTTCACGTCCGTCATTGTCTCCGACCGCCGCACGCCTGGCGTCCCCCGCCAGAGGGACCCGCAAGATCGCTCCGGCGCGGGACGACAGCGCGCCGCGCGGGCCGTAGCGTCCTGGCCATGATCGAGGTGCGCGACCTGCGCAAGTCCTACGGCCCGGTCGAGGCCGTCCGCGGCATCTCCTTCGACGTGCGGCGAGGCGAGGTGTTCGGGCTGCTGGGGCCGAACGGCGCGGGCAAGACCACGACGGTCGAGATCCTCGAGGGCCATCGCACCCGTACCAGCGGCCGCGTGGAGGTCCTCGGGGTCGATCCCGGGCACGGGGGTCGCGAGCTCCGCGAACGGATCGGCATCGTCCTGCAGGAGGCGGGCGTCGACGACGAGTTCACCGTCCGCGAGCTCGTCACGCTGTACCGCGGGATGTACCCGCGGCGGCGGGCGGTCGACGAGCTGATCGAGCTCGTCGGCCTGGCCGACAAGGCCGACGCGCGCGTCAAGACGCTGTCGGGCGGGCAGCGGCGCCGGCTCGACCTCGCGTTGGGGCTCGTCGGCGACCCCGAGCTCATCTTCCTCGACGAGCCGACGACCGGGTTCGACCCGTCGGCGCGCCGACGGGCGTGGGAACTGGTCGACAACCTCAAGACGCTCGGCAGGACCATCCTGCTGACGACCCACTACATGGACGAGGCGCAGCACCTCGCCGACCGGGTCGCTGTGATGGCGAAGGGCCGGCTGGTCGCCCTCGGCACGCCCGACGAGCTGCGCGACGCACAGTCCGCGGACGCGGTGATCAGCTTCCGGCTGCCGGCCGACGCGCGAGCGGCGGATCTGCCCACGCTCGGCGCCGTCGACGTACTGGTCGCCGGGACCCAGATCACCGCCCACACGCCGACGCCGACGGCCACGCTCGCGACGCTGACCGCCTGGGCCGCCACCCGGCGCGTGGAGCTCGAGTCCCTGCGCCTGGACCGCCCCACCCTCGAGGACGTCTACCTGCGACTGATCGGCGAGCAAAGTGGCGGTTGAGGCGCGCCCCGGTGCGGCCGTCGCGACCGGTCGCCCGTCGCCGGCCGCGATGGTGTGGACGTTCCTGCGCTACGAGAACAGCACCTTCTGGCGCTCCCCGATCGCGGCGTTCTTCACGCTCATCTTCCCGCTGGTGTTCCTCGTGCTGCTGTCGGCCCTGATCGGCAACGAGGAGGTGCCCGACAGCGGAGGCCTGCGCGTGGCGCAGTTCCTCACGCCGGCGGTCGCGGCGTTCGCGGCGACGACGGCGTCGTTCACGTCGCTGGCGATCGGCGTCGTGATCGAGCGGGACGACGGGATCCTCAAACGCGTGCGTGGCACGCCGCTGGCGCCGTGGATGTACCTCGTGGCGCGCATCGGCTCGACCGTGTGGGTCGCGGTGCTGTCGGTCGCGCTGATGGTCGCCGTGGGCGTCGCATTCTTCGGTGTCGAGTTGATCGCGCGCACCGCTCCGGCGGCGGTGCTGACCGTCATTGTCGGCATCGGCTGCTTCGCGGCCCTGGGTCTGGCCGTCGTCACGGTCGCACCGTCCCAGGGCGCCACGCAGGCGTTGACCAACGCGATCATCCTGCCGCTGGCGTTCATCTCCGACATCTTCTCGATCGGCCCGTTGCCGACGTGGCTGGAACGCCTCGGCTGGTTCTTCCCGCTCAAGCACTTCGCCAACGCGCTGGCCGACACCTTCGATCCCTTCTCGACCGGCCCCCAGTTCGGTTGGGACCACCTGGCGGTCATGACGGCGTGGGGGGTGGCCGGTGCGCTGATCGCGTTGCGCTTCTTCCGCTGGGAGCCGGCACGCGCGGGCCGGCGCGCCGGACGACGGACGCCGGCGCGGGCGGGGCCTGCGCCGACGCCTGATCCCGCGCTGGTGCTGCGACCCGTCGACCAAGGGTCGCAACCGGGTGTGATCGGTCTGATCGCGCAGCAGACCGGCTACGCCACACGTGCGTTCTGGCGCGACACCGCCTCGGCGTTCTTCACCGTCGGCTTCCCGGTCATGCTGCTGCTCCTGCTGCCCGTCGTGTTCGGCGACCAGGAGATCGAGGCGCGCGGCGGCGTGCCCCTCACCCAGTTCCTCGCGGGCGTGCTCGCCGTGTTCGGTGCTGCCACCGCAGCGTACGCCGACTTCGCCGAGCGCGTCGCGCGTGCGCGCGACACGGGTGTGCTCAAGCGCATCCACGGCACGCCGCTGCCGGTGTGGGCGTTCATGACGGGGCGCATGACGTCGGCGATCGTCGTGGCGTTCGTCAGCCTGACCGTCACGATCACCGTCGGCGTGCTCGTGCACGACGTCGAGCTGGTCCCCCGGGCACTGCCGGGCCTCGCGACGTCGGTCATCGTGGGCATCGCGTGCTTCGCCGCGCTCGGCCTGGCACTCGCGGCCGCCGCGCCGACCGCCCGGGCGGTCCCGGCCATAGCCAACGCGACCCTGCTGCCGCTGGCGTTCTTCTCCGACATCTTCCTGATCGGCGACCTGCCGCGGTGGATGGACATCGTCGGATGGATCTTTCCGTTGAAGCACTTCGCGAACGCCGTGGCGGACGGGGTCAACCCGACCGTCCCGGGCGCGGGATTCTTCCCCGATCACCTCGCCGTGATGGCGGTGTGGGCCGTGGCGGCGTTCGTGGTGGCCCGACGGCGATGGACGTGGGAGCCGCGCACCTGACGTACCTGGGTCACGATGCGGGCACCAGGCCCGCGGCGATCGCGCGGGTGCGGGGTGCCGACGCGAGCCAGCCGCCGGCCAGGGCGTGACGCAGGTCGCCGACGCGGTCGAGGTCGGGACGCGCCGTCATGACAGCCGAGCGCAGGCCCAGGCGCTCCGCCTCGGCCAGCGTGTCGACCGCCGTGTGCGGCGTGCTCATCGGCACCGCCGTGAACAGCGATGGCGCAGACGTGCGCGTGCCCGCCAGCGTGTAGCCGCCGTCATCGGCGGGGCCGAGCACGAGATCGTGGTCGTCGAGCAGCGCGCTCGCCGATCGCAGTGCGGCGGCGTCGAGCGTCGGGCAGTCCGCGCCGACCAGCAGGACCCGCTCCGCGCGACCGTGCAGGGTGGTGTGCGCGTGGGCGAGGCGGGCTCCCAGGCCCTCACCGACCTGCGCGAGCAACAGCACGCCGGCCGGTCGCAGCGCATCGAGCACCGCACGGTCCCCCGCGTACGACCACCACACCTGCGCGCCGGTCGCCTGCGCCGCGGCGGTGACGTCGGCGAGCATCGCAGCCGCGAGGTCGGCTGCCTGCGCGGCGCTCAGGACGGGCTGCATCCGCGTCTTCACGCGCCCCGGCACCGGTGCCTTGGCGACGACGGCGATCGCCACCTCACAGCCCGTCCCCCGGCTCACACGCGCCGTGCCCGGTGCGCCAGGTGGACGCCCGCGGCAGCGAGTGCGAGCGCGGTCGCCAGGGCGACTGCGAGGCCGACGTGCAGGACGGCGTCGTCGGTGTGCAGGACGATCCGGTGGAGCCCGGCCGGGACGGCGACGCCACGGAGCACGTCGTCGACCACGACCACGTCGGCGGGACGTCCGTCGATCGTCGCGCGCCACAGCGGGTGGTGGATCTCGGAGACGACGAGCAATGCGTCGCCGCTCGCGTCGACCGCGATGTCGAGGCTGTCGGTGGTCCTCCCGACGACCTCGGCGGTACCGCCCCCGTCGGGGTCCAACGGCGGTGGTGCGCCCGTCAGCAGCGCCGTCGTGCGCGGGTCGACGTCGCCCGCGGTGATCAGGTCGAGCGCGTCGCCGGGCGCGACGCGGCGCGCATCGTGGACCAGCCACGTGCGCGGCAGCGCGTCGGGGTTCTCGAGCACACGCACACGGCGGTCGGCGAACACCTGGGGCCATGTGGCCATCCGCTCTCCGACGAGGCCGGGGTCGCGATGGTCGATGCTGCGGTTGAGCACCACCCACCGTCCGTTGAGCAGATCGAAGGCGCCGCGGTCGAAGGCCACCGGGAACAGGTTGGCCACGTGGTGGTCCTGCCCGCGACCGTTGCCGGCCGTGATCAGGTCGTCGAAGCGCGCGACGTGGATCGGGTTGTAGCCCTGGACGTGCTCGAGACCGAGCAGCATGCCTTCGTTGTGGGCCTCGATCGCCTGCACGCTCGGGTACTGCCAGAAGAAGAAGTACGACGCGGACACGACCGACCCGTCATCACGTGCGACCGGCGTGAACGCGGCGTACCGGCCGATCCGGCCGCGATCCCTCTCCCGCTGGAGGAACGCGCCGGCGGCGGACGGCTCGTAGAAGCTCGCGACATCGATGCGCCGGAGCAGATCCGGGTTGCGCTCCGCCTCGAGCGCGCGGCCGATCTCGAGCACGTTGGCGATCGTGAGCTCTGCCGCGAGGACGGCGATGAGCGCGACCGCGACCATCCGGGGCGCGACCCGCGGCACCCGCAACCGGGCGACCGTCACGCCGACGAGCAACGCGATGGTCGGATGGGCGATCAGCACCGCGCGTTGTGGGGCGTGCGTGAGCACCCGGTCGACGCCGGGCAACGCGAGCAGCGGCGCGTTGAGCGGCGTGACCATAGGCAGGGTGAGGATCAGCGCGCCCGCGACGATGCCTCCGAGCAGCCAGGTCAGGCGGTCGCGGCGGGCGATGAACAGCGCGACCACCGCGAGTGCGAGTGGCAGTGCGCCCACGTGCCAGATGCCCGGTCGCACCAGCTCGATCCAGTCGGTCGGCGCCCATCCGCCGTGCCAGCTCGTGATGCTCTGGCCCGGGTACCCACCCGCGAGGTTGGTGGTGGGGTTGACCTGCAGGCGTGGCCACACGACGGGCGCCGACAGGCCAAGGCCGAGGAGCGTCAGCACGCCGGCGTTGAGCGCGAGCGTGCGCACCCGGTCGCGCCATGGCCGCTCGGCGAGCAGCGCGCGACCGGTCAGCCACGCGGTCGCCAGGATCAGGACGTACAGCGTCCCCTGGCCGAGCCATCCGCCGGCGATCTGGCTGAGCGCGACGCCGGCGACCGCCCACGCGCCGACACGACGGACACCGCGTGTGACCAGCGCGCGGTCCAGTCCGAGCAGCAGCCACGGGATCCACGCCTCGACGGAGACGAACGCCACGCAGCACATGTTGCGCTGGAAGACGAATCCGTTGAATGTCGCCGTGACGGCGGCCGCGACCGCTGCGGCCACCGGGAGCCGCAACGAACGCGCCAGCACGTAGGTTCCCACTGCGATCAGCAGCAACTGCGCGATGAGGTAGATGTGCACCGCGGGGGCGAGATCGAGGAGCCCGAACGGCAGCATCACCGGGAGGTAGCCCCAGCCCGACAGCGGATCGCCGGCCGACGGCATGCCGGCGAACACACTGGGGTTCCACTGCGGGATCGCCCCGGTCGCCAACTGCTCCCCCAGCCACCCGTACCAGGGGATGAACTGCGTCGCGACGTCCATGCCGACCAGCACGCCGTCACGGTGGGTCACCAGGTGGGCGGCCACCACCAGCAGGGCCAGGCCGGGCAGCGCCACGGCATCACGACGGTCGTCGAGCACGGCCCCGGGGCGATCATCACCAGGAGCGCGCGGGACCGCAGCGGGACCGCCGACGCGCCCGCGTAGAGGCGCGACGGTCATGCCGGGCGCCTCCCGTGCGCTCCTGCACCGAACCAGGGAAGCGCCCACGCCAACCGGCGGGTGAGCACCATGGCCGCGAGCGTAGCCCGGCACACGGTGCACGCGACGACGGCCCCCGGTGACCGTTCGCGAATCTTTCGAGACCCGGCGTGGACCCGCATGTGCTCCACATCGCACTTCCGGCGGCGGCGTCGGCACGGTACTTTGGAGCTCGAAGGTCGGGACCAGCGCGAAGGAGCCCGCATGGACCTCGGACGACCTGTCGCACGTCATCACATCCGTCGGCCGCACGAGCTGCGGGAGTTCGAGGAGATGGAGGAGATCCTCGTGGACACCGCGGCCGATGACGAGCCTGCGGACGACCAGCCCGTCGGCTCGGAGCCCTCGGAGCGCTAGACCAACCGGCTACGCATCGTGGAGACGCTGTTCAGTCTGACGGTGCTGGCACTGCCCCTGCTCGCGCGCGGGCTGGCCGAGGCCGTGCAACGGCGCGCCCGGCGGGGCGCGTGGTCCGGCCACGACCCCACGGCCGGCCTCGATGCGTTCCGCGGACACAAGATCGCGCAGTTGATCGTCGGTCCGGGCGACGATGCATGGCTCGCCGGCGTGACGAGCCTGCGGTACGGCGTCGACGAGCTCGCGAACTGCCGTCGCCGCGGCTGTGCGCCACCGGGCCTCGACTGCCGCTGCGGCTTCTACGCCTTCGCCGACCGTGACCGTGCCGTGGAACTGCTCGGCCAGTTGGGCGCCCGGCACCCGGCGCGCAGCTACGTCCTGCTGACGGTCGACCTCGACGGCGACGTGCTCGAGTACGAGCTCGGCTACCGTGCGCAACGCCAGCGGGTGCTGCGCATCGAGATCCCCGACGTGTGCGCCCGCTGCCTGCGCGACGGCTACCTCCGCCCGCCGACGACGTTCGTGGCCCACCCCCACTTCCGGGGCGAGCAGCTGCTGTACGAACGCACGCTCGCGGCACGGATCGCGCTACCGCTGGGCAGCGCACCTGTGCGTCCAGTCTGCGACCAGCACCTGCCCGTGGGACCGTCGCGGCGTTTCACGCTGCTCGAGCTGCGCGGTGTGCTGGGCACGGAGGTCACGCTGCTGCCCGACGCCGACCTGTCGGCACCCGGTGCGGCGGCCGCGTGACCGCCTCGTCGCCGCCCGCCTCGGGCCTCACGAGCCCGCGACGGGCGTGCACACGCGCCGAAGCGACTACGCAGCGGATCGGCCGCGCTACGTGGTGAAGCGTGTCTTCTCAGTGCTCCCAGAAGGCGGTTACCATGCCGTTTCCCGCCGGGATCTGGAGCGGTACGAGATGGTGACGGGCTGAACACGTGCAGGAGAGGGTCGAACCGAACACGCGACGATCCTGGCTGCTCCGGGGGGCGGTCGCCCTGTCGGCGATCGTGCTCGGTGTCCTGGTCGGCTTCGCGCTCGTCGGCTTCGACATCGTGGATCGCAGCGAGACCACGTCGACGGCCGAGGTCGGGTCGACCGCCTCGCAGTCGCCCGACGCATCGTGCCCGTCCGCGGAGCAAGCCGAACTGGTCGTCGCCGCCGCACCCGAGATCGCAGCTGCGGTGCGCAACATCGCCCGTGAGGCCGCGGAGCGGGCCTCGCTGCGCTGCGTCCAGATCGAGGTCCGTGGCGTCGCACCACCCACGGTGCGTGATGCGCTGAGTCGCGGATGGAACACGGAGAGCGACGGACCGGCGCCGCACGTATGGATCCCCACGACGTCGACCGAGCTCGCGCTGGCGGCGGGCACGCGCGGCGTCGGCGACATGCTCGACGTGTCCGACGCGCCGTCGGTCGCGCGGTCGCCCTCCGTCATCGCGATGCCGCAGCCGATGGCCGACGAGCTGGGGTGGCCGGAGGCGGGCCTGTCGTGGGAGACTGTCGCGAACCTGTCGGCGGCCGACAACGCATGGGCGGAGCGGGACCGCGAACAGTGGGGGGCGTTCCGCATCAGCCTGGTGGAGAACGTCGCGGCGGAACCGACGATCTCCGCCGTGTCCGCGCTGACGCGAGCGGTCGGCGCGCTGCCGACCGGCGACACGGAGCAGTCCGAGGAGGCCCGCTTCGAGGCGCAGGCGCAGCTCCTGCTCCTCGAGCGTCGCGTCGAGTACCTCGGGACCACGACCAACGAGCAGCTCGAACAGCTACGTGCGGTGGACGAGAACGACGAGCTGCTGCGGACCGTGTCGGCGATCCCGCTGACCGAGCAGATGGTGTGGCTGTACAACGGCGGAGGACGGAGCGCGGCCCCGGACACCCCGCTGGCCGTGTGGTACCCGGAGGACGGCGCGTCGGATGCCGACTACCCGTTCGCGCGGCTGCAGGTCCCTTGGGCCGACGAGGGGTCCGACGAAGCGGCGGCGGCGCTGCTCGAGGCGATGCAGGCCCCGGAGGGTGCCGAGCGCCTCGCCGCCGCCGGGTTCCGCGGCAGCTCGCGCGAGACGACCCCCGAGCTGATCGAGGCCGGCGGCATGCGCCCGGACCTGGCGCCACCGGAGCCCGAGCCGGTGCCCGCGCTGATCGTCGGTCCGTTGACCGAGGCGTGGCGCGGACTGAGCCAGACCGGCAACCTGCTCGCTGTCATCGACGTGTCGGGCTCGATGGTCACCGAGGTGCCGGGCACGGGCGCAAGTCGCCTGGAGCTGTCGGCGCAGGGCATGGCGGCCGGCATCCAGCTGCTCGACCCTGCCTCGTCGGCCGGCATCTGGGAGTTCTCGACCCGCCTGAACGGTGACCAGGACCATCGCGAGCTCGTGCCCCTCGGCCAGCTCAGCGATCAGTTCCGGGCCGGGACCCGTCAGCAGGCGGCGGTCGCGGCCATCCGGGGACTGCAGCCCCGTGAGGACACCGGCCTGTTCGACACGATCGCCGCGAGCTACGAGCACATGCTCGACAACTACGAGACCGGACGTCTCAACGCCGTGATCTTCTTCACCGACGGCCAGAACGACGATGACGACGGCATCTCGCTCCAGCAGCTGCAGGCCCGGCTGCGGGATCTCGTGGACCCGCAACGGCCGGTGCTGTTCATCGGCGTCGGCTACGGACCGGAGGCCGACTTCGGGACCCTCGAGTCGGTCACCGCCATCACCGGCGGCAGGCTGTACGAGCTCGACCGGCCCGAGGACATCCGCAACGTGTTCATCGACGTGCAGACCGGCGACCTCGGCTGACCGCTGTCAGGTCCGGCCCAGACGCAGCAGGTCGTCGACCGGGCAGCGGCCACGGGCCCGTTCGAGACGCGTGGCGAGGACGACCAGCAGCAGGGCGGTGGTCAGCGCGTCACCGAACGCGTGGTGCGCGCGGAAGGGGGTCACGCCGAAGCGGCGCGCGGTCGCGTTCAGCGAGGCGGCGCGCGGCGCGCCGCCGTCGCGCTCGTCGAGACGGCGCACGATCGCCATCGTGTCGACCACACCGGCATGACCGACGCCGAGGCGTCCCAGCAGGGCGTGCTCGATCCAGGCGCCGTGGGCGACGACGACCCGGTCACGCGCGACCTCGCGCAGGCGGTCGGCGACGTCGTCGAGCGATCCGCCGCCACTGAGGTCCGTCGGCAGCAACCCGTGGATCGGCAGGGCCGCGTGTGGGAGATGCCCGTCGTGGGCGACCAGACGGTACCCGGCATCCGCCAGGTGCACGCGACCGTGGCGGACCGTCACCCAGCCGACCGACAGCGGCTCGGCCTCGCGCGGCTCACCGGTCGTCGTCTCGAAGTCCAGCGCCAGCAGTTCGACATCGCGCCAGTCCCGGTCGTCGCGACGCCTCAACCACGACCGCATGCCGACGGCCCTACAGCACGTGCAGGTTGACTACGATCGCCTCCTGCGTCGTACGGGCGATGACCACGACCGCCTCGATGTCCTGCGACGGGTTCTCCTCGATGTGCGGTACCTGCGGCGGCACGTAGACGTAGTCGCCTGGGGTCGTGGTCAACCGGACGAGTTCGCCGCGGTCGTCGCGATACGAGAAGACCGGCGTGCCGGCCACCACGTAGATCCCCGTCTCCGACCTGCCGTGGTGGTGGGGCTGGCTGGCCGTTCCCGGCGCGACCCGCGTCTCGCCCATCCACAACGCGCTGGCGCCGACCAGGTCGCCCGACACGGCGGCACGTCGCGTCATACCTCCCGACTGGGATGTCTCGTCCGACAGGTCACCGCCTCTGACGACCTTCAACTCGTTCATCGCAACTCCTTGTCGCCGTCCGCGATCGTGGCGCCGGCCTAGCCCAGCAGGCCGGTCTGGTAGCGGCTCTCGATGCTCTGCTGTGCGGTGCGGATCGCCTTGAACGTCGCCCGCAGCTGGGCGCGGACCAGAGCCTCGAGGTCATCGGGATCGAGCCAGTTGTCCAGCGGTTGATCCCTGTCATGCTGGCGGAGGTGGCGTCGCAACCGTAGCCCGGTCGCCAGCTCGTAGCCTGCGCGCAGCGTCGCCGCCAGATCGTCGGACAACTGCCCCGCCGCCGCGGCACCGGCCAGGCGGTCGTCGGTGGCGATGTCGGTGCTGCCGCGGACGAGCGCGTGCAGCCTGGCGATGTCGGTGATCGGCAGCATCACTCCTGCCTTGACGTCGAACGAGCCCTTGTGGTCGCCCGATCGCTCGACGGCGAAGCGCCCGAAGAAGCCGAGCGGCGGCCGGTGACCCGTCGCATCGCGGGCGAGCCGACCGAGGAAGATGCCGCGGTCGGCCACGGTGGCGATCACCGGTGCCATCAGCTCCCGGACCTGCAGGTCGCCGGCGACGGAGCGCAGGTCGAACGCGATGCTGGACTCCATCAGGTGGTACTCGCTGGGTCGGTCGATCCAGTCGCCGAACGCGGCGCGCCATCCCGACACGTCGTGACGCCACGCGTCGTTGACCGCCATCACGCCGCCGTTGCAGCGGGGGTAGCCGCACCGCTCCAACGCGTCGACCATCCATCCTGCGACCCGCTGCCACCAGCGATGGGCCTCGTCGTCGGTGCCGTCGGGCAGCACGAGGCCATGATCCTGATCGCTGTGGAGGGTCTGCTCGCGCCGCGCCTGGCTCCCGAACGCGATCCACCCGAACCCGCCTGGCGGGTCGCCGTGCTCCTCGAAGGCGAGCGCGAGCAGCCGCCGCTGGACGCGATCGGTCACCGTGGCGATGACGCGTCCCACGTCGCCCGCCGTCGTGCCGGCGGCCAACAGCGCGCGGACGGTCTCCGGGAGG
It encodes the following:
- a CDS encoding ABC transporter ATP-binding protein, with translation MIEVRDLRKSYGPVEAVRGISFDVRRGEVFGLLGPNGAGKTTTVEILEGHRTRTSGRVEVLGVDPGHGGRELRERIGIVLQEAGVDDEFTVRELVTLYRGMYPRRRAVDELIELVGLADKADARVKTLSGGQRRRLDLALGLVGDPELIFLDEPTTGFDPSARRRAWELVDNLKTLGRTILLTTHYMDEAQHLADRVAVMAKGRLVALGTPDELRDAQSADAVISFRLPADARAADLPTLGAVDVLVAGTQITAHTPTPTATLATLTAWAATRRVELESLRLDRPTLEDVYLRLIGEQSGG
- a CDS encoding ABC transporter permease, whose translation is MAVEARPGAAVATGRPSPAAMVWTFLRYENSTFWRSPIAAFFTLIFPLVFLVLLSALIGNEEVPDSGGLRVAQFLTPAVAAFAATTASFTSLAIGVVIERDDGILKRVRGTPLAPWMYLVARIGSTVWVAVLSVALMVAVGVAFFGVELIARTAPAAVLTVIVGIGCFAALGLAVVTVAPSQGATQALTNAIILPLAFISDIFSIGPLPTWLERLGWFFPLKHFANALADTFDPFSTGPQFGWDHLAVMTAWGVAGALIALRFFRWEPARAGRRAGRRTPARAGPAPTPDPALVLRPVDQGSQPGVIGLIAQQTGYATRAFWRDTASAFFTVGFPVMLLLLLPVVFGDQEIEARGGVPLTQFLAGVLAVFGAATAAYADFAERVARARDTGVLKRIHGTPLPVWAFMTGRMTSAIVVAFVSLTVTITVGVLVHDVELVPRALPGLATSVIVGIACFAALGLALAAAAPTARAVPAIANATLLPLAFFSDIFLIGDLPRWMDIVGWIFPLKHFANAVADGVNPTVPGAGFFPDHLAVMAVWAVAAFVVARRRWTWEPRT
- a CDS encoding TIGR04282 family arsenosugar biosynthesis glycosyltransferase gives rise to the protein MAIAVVAKAPVPGRVKTRMQPVLSAAQAADLAAAMLADVTAAAQATGAQVWWSYAGDRAVLDALRPAGVLLLAQVGEGLGARLAHAHTTLHGRAERVLLVGADCPTLDAAALRSASALLDDHDLVLGPADDGGYTLAGTRTSAPSLFTAVPMSTPHTAVDTLAEAERLGLRSAVMTARPDLDRVGDLRHALAGGWLASAPRTRAIAAGLVPAS
- a CDS encoding substrate-binding domain-containing protein, giving the protein MQERVEPNTRRSWLLRGAVALSAIVLGVLVGFALVGFDIVDRSETTSTAEVGSTASQSPDASCPSAEQAELVVAAAPEIAAAVRNIAREAAERASLRCVQIEVRGVAPPTVRDALSRGWNTESDGPAPHVWIPTTSTELALAAGTRGVGDMLDVSDAPSVARSPSVIAMPQPMADELGWPEAGLSWETVANLSAADNAWAERDREQWGAFRISLVENVAAEPTISAVSALTRAVGALPTGDTEQSEEARFEAQAQLLLLERRVEYLGTTTNEQLEQLRAVDENDELLRTVSAIPLTEQMVWLYNGGGRSAAPDTPLAVWYPEDGASDADYPFARLQVPWADEGSDEAAAALLEAMQAPEGAERLAAAGFRGSSRETTPELIEAGGMRPDLAPPEPEPVPALIVGPLTEAWRGLSQTGNLLAVIDVSGSMVTEVPGTGASRLELSAQGMAAGIQLLDPASSAGIWEFSTRLNGDQDHRELVPLGQLSDQFRAGTRQQAAVAAIRGLQPREDTGLFDTIAASYEHMLDNYETGRLNAVIFFTDGQNDDDDGISLQQLQARLRDLVDPQRPVLFIGVGYGPEADFGTLESVTAITGGRLYELDRPEDIRNVFIDVQTGDLG
- a CDS encoding 3'-5' exonuclease is translated as MRSWLRRRDDRDWRDVELLALDFETTTGEPREAEPLSVGWVTVRHGRVHLADAGYRLVAHDGHLPHAALPIHGLLPTDLSGGGSLDDVADRLREVARDRVVVAHGAWIEHALLGRLGVGHAGVVDTMAIVRRLDERDGGAPRAASLNATARRFGVTPFRAHHAFGDALTTALLLVVLATRLERARGRCPVDDLLRLGRT
- a CDS encoding cupin domain-containing protein — translated: MNELKVVRGGDLSDETSQSGGMTRRAAVSGDLVGASALWMGETRVAPGTASQPHHHGRSETGIYVVAGTPVFSYRDDRGELVRLTTTPGDYVYVPPQVPHIEENPSQDIEAVVVIARTTQEAIVVNLHVL
- a CDS encoding DUF294 nucleotidyltransferase-like domain-containing protein, which gives rise to MATDPLPAEVLDDVVELLAACPAFVGVHRDRLASLAAESEIAYVDEVTAPTLPALVVQRGGLVVRDDADRTVDMVGQGEFSAPSGSERLDPVEPSMVVWLPEHAIDLAWSAQPDQLARLLDRPARSIDLQTASVRTVMRAPVHTATADESCAAVAARMTAERISSIVVLDDERAGIVTDRDLRSRLVAQQRPPLTPVGDIATWPVRTVTARTPVFEALIEMLATGIHHLPVTEDGRLVGIVNSNDVLELGTRSPLHLRSAIDHADSVDGVAHVLGNLPETVRALLAAGTTAGDVGRVIATVTDRVQRRLLALAFEEHGDPPGGFGWIAFGSQARREQTLHSDQDHGLVLPDGTDDEAHRWWQRVAGWMVDALERCGYPRCNGGVMAVNDAWRHDVSGWRAAFGDWIDRPSEYHLMESSIAFDLRSVAGDLQVRELMAPVIATVADRGIFLGRLARDATGHRPPLGFFGRFAVERSGDHKGSFDVKAGVMLPITDIARLHALVRGSTDIATDDRLAGAAAAGQLSDDLAATLRAGYELATGLRLRRHLRQHDRDQPLDNWLDPDDLEALVRAQLRATFKAIRTAQQSIESRYQTGLLG